From the Spirochaetota bacterium genome, one window contains:
- a CDS encoding ParA family protein translates to MGRVIAVANQKGGVGKTTTTVNVAAFLAEKGKRVLIIDIDPQGNAGFGLGINVEEIENTLYEVLIAQHKIEQSLFKTNIQNLYIVPSNIHLSGAQVDLLDFEQKEYLLKKAIAQIKGEFDYIFIDSPPSLGILTLNALVAADSVMIPLQCEYYALEGLSQLLRIIVMVQENLNRALKIEGVVLTMYDSRTNLSQQVVSDVREYFKEKVFNSIIPRNVKLSEAPSFGKPIGLYDAACAGSERYASLAEEVLKNG, encoded by the coding sequence ATGGGACGAGTCATCGCAGTTGCAAATCAGAAGGGCGGCGTGGGAAAAACCACGACGACCGTCAATGTCGCTGCCTTCCTCGCCGAGAAGGGTAAGCGGGTCCTTATCATTGATATCGATCCCCAGGGAAATGCGGGATTTGGCCTTGGAATCAACGTCGAGGAAATTGAGAACACCCTTTACGAGGTTCTCATCGCCCAGCATAAAATCGAGCAATCGCTGTTTAAAACGAACATCCAGAACCTGTATATCGTCCCCTCGAACATTCACCTGTCGGGCGCCCAGGTGGACCTGCTCGATTTCGAGCAGAAGGAATACCTGCTGAAAAAGGCCATCGCCCAGATAAAGGGCGAGTTCGACTACATCTTCATCGACAGCCCCCCTTCGCTCGGGATACTCACGCTCAACGCGCTCGTCGCCGCCGATTCCGTAATGATTCCCCTTCAGTGCGAGTACTATGCGCTCGAGGGACTCAGCCAGCTCCTGCGCATCATCGTAATGGTCCAGGAGAATCTCAACCGGGCATTAAAGATCGAGGGTGTCGTACTTACCATGTATGATTCCCGTACGAATCTCTCGCAGCAGGTCGTTTCGGACGTAAGGGAATACTTCAAGGAAAAGGTATTCAATTCCATCATACCCAGGAACGTCAAACTCTCCGAGGCGCCGTCGTTCGGAAAACCGATAGGCTTATATGATGCAGCGTGCGCCGGCAGCGAACGATATGCCAGTCTCGCGGAAGAGGTGTTGAAGAATGGCTAA
- a CDS encoding ParB/RepB/Spo0J family partition protein codes for MAKKVLGKGLGAIISSSPAPIEEFEHAYSDAKDRIVELDINRVRPNPDQPRANFDEDEISNLAESIISVGLISPIIVRKVEDDYYVVAGERRLRACKIAGLRKIKTIVIEATEESNLTIALIENIQRTNLDPIEEAKAFRVLINRFKLKQQDIAQKVGKDRATIANLMRLLTLPEQIQRGISEGKISVGHAKVLLSAAPERQNELYNEILLSGISVRALENVVESEKATADKGGKKKQSDKSGARNPHLRKMEETLVSYLGTKVDIRHSGKRGKIEISYYSLDDFDRIMDLLKIR; via the coding sequence ATGGCTAAAAAAGTACTCGGCAAGGGACTGGGCGCGATCATTTCCAGCTCCCCCGCGCCCATCGAGGAGTTCGAACACGCGTACAGCGACGCGAAAGACCGTATCGTCGAACTCGATATCAACCGGGTGCGCCCCAACCCCGACCAGCCGCGCGCCAATTTCGATGAGGACGAGATCTCGAACCTTGCGGAATCGATCATATCGGTCGGTCTTATCAGCCCCATAATCGTGCGCAAAGTGGAAGACGACTACTACGTCGTCGCGGGTGAACGCAGGCTGCGCGCCTGCAAAATCGCCGGTCTGCGCAAAATCAAGACCATCGTCATCGAAGCGACCGAGGAATCCAACCTCACGATCGCGCTCATCGAGAACATCCAGCGCACCAACCTGGACCCCATCGAGGAAGCGAAAGCCTTCCGGGTCCTTATAAACCGATTCAAGCTCAAGCAGCAGGATATCGCCCAGAAGGTGGGCAAGGACCGCGCAACTATCGCGAATCTCATGCGCCTTCTCACGCTTCCAGAGCAGATTCAGAGAGGGATATCGGAAGGAAAGATCAGTGTAGGACACGCCAAGGTTCTTCTCTCGGCGGCGCCCGAGAGGCAGAACGAGCTCTATAATGAAATCCTCCTTTCGGGGATCTCGGTTCGCGCGCTCGAAAACGTCGTTGAATCGGAAAAAGCTACGGCCGATAAAGGCGGCAAGAAAAAACAATCGGATAAAAGCGGCGCACGCAATCCCCACCTGCGTAAAATGGAGGAGACGCTGGTATCATACCTTGGCACCAAGGTGGATATACGGCATTCCGGAAAGCGCGGCAAGATAGAGATCAGTTATTATTCGCTGGATGATTTTGACCGGATAATGGACCTGCTCAAAATCAGGTGA
- a CDS encoding YfcE family phosphodiesterase: MKIGIISDTHNDVEMVRKAVEVFRERNVDLVVHAGDLTSAKLIELFDGIPAKFVLGNCDLDCDVINEKARALGFGCVDEYCDFTAGGKRIMLFHGNDIPMFRKAVASGDYDYIIKGHTHNFENYLSNGTRIINPGSVYRGEERTVSILDTDTDRVEKIKIEVE, translated from the coding sequence ATGAAGATCGGGATTATCTCGGACACGCATAATGATGTGGAAATGGTCCGGAAGGCGGTCGAGGTATTCAGGGAACGGAACGTCGACCTCGTCGTGCACGCGGGAGACCTCACCTCGGCCAAGCTGATCGAGTTGTTCGATGGAATTCCGGCAAAGTTCGTGCTCGGCAATTGCGACCTTGATTGCGACGTCATCAACGAGAAGGCGAGGGCGCTGGGATTCGGGTGCGTGGACGAGTACTGCGACTTCACCGCGGGCGGCAAGCGGATAATGCTGTTCCATGGAAACGATATCCCCATGTTTCGGAAGGCGGTCGCATCGGGCGATTACGACTACATCATCAAGGGCCACACGCACAACTTCGAGAACTATCTCTCGAACGGAACCAGGATAATTAATCCGGGCTCGGTGTACCGGGGCGAGGAGCGGACGGTCTCGATTCTTGATACCGATACGGACCGTGTTGAAAAAATTAAAATCGAAGTGGAATGA
- the metG gene encoding methionine--tRNA ligase — protein sequence MQKKFYVTTPIYYVNAEPHIGHAYTTILADFLKRIYTLRGYDAYFLTGTDEHGDKIVKAAQENNATPEEYTSRISRKFRETWTEMDLRFDDFIRTTEERHKRVVQQVLQKVYDNGDIYFGSYGGYYCVGCERFFTEKDMVDGKCPDHNTPLDYIEETNYFFRMGKYQSWLIEHIEKNPDFIRPDRYRNEVVALLKHEALEDLCISRPRTRLQWGIPLPFDDKYVTYVWFDALINYISAIGFPDDAKFKSYWPAAHHLIAKDIVKPHGVFWPTMLKAAGIEPFLHLNVHGYWNMEEAKMSKSLGNVVRPLDLVQKFGSDQIRYFFLREMTFGLDAKFSEDSIVNRINYDLANDLGNLVKRAFNMIEKYFEGKVPAFDAAHPSDRGGITEKFRLAADGYFAAIDRFQFSTGIERLWDFVRFLNKYIDDTKPWQMAREKRTAELASTLRNLIESIAGLSVLLSPVLTVGSRAIAKALGKEILFVDEAQITSLNLLDDGATIRDIGILYPRLEKETAAAEPPKKEGKPLEQKPETEQAITDDGLVDISEFGRIDIRVAQVLEAAAIPGSDKLLELKVDSGLDTRIIIAGIAQHYTPDYLVNKKILLVANLKPATLFKRKSYGMLLAAKKEKGDKPVLIEVDPAIPVGSRLS from the coding sequence ATGCAGAAAAAATTCTATGTCACCACGCCCATCTATTACGTCAACGCGGAGCCCCATATCGGCCACGCCTATACCACCATACTCGCCGATTTTTTAAAGCGCATCTATACGCTCAGGGGTTACGATGCCTATTTCCTTACGGGGACGGACGAGCACGGCGACAAGATCGTAAAGGCGGCGCAGGAAAATAACGCGACGCCGGAGGAATATACCAGCCGTATCAGCCGAAAGTTCCGGGAAACGTGGACGGAAATGGACCTGCGCTTCGACGATTTCATCCGGACGACGGAGGAGCGGCATAAGCGCGTCGTTCAACAGGTGCTCCAAAAGGTATACGATAACGGCGACATTTACTTTGGATCTTACGGCGGCTACTACTGCGTAGGGTGCGAGCGCTTTTTTACCGAGAAAGACATGGTGGACGGCAAGTGCCCGGACCACAATACGCCCCTTGACTACATCGAGGAAACCAACTACTTCTTCCGGATGGGCAAGTACCAGTCATGGCTCATCGAGCACATCGAAAAGAATCCCGATTTTATCCGGCCCGACCGTTACAGGAACGAGGTGGTCGCGCTCTTGAAGCACGAAGCCCTGGAGGACCTGTGCATCTCAAGGCCCAGGACCAGGCTGCAGTGGGGGATCCCCCTCCCCTTCGACGACAAGTACGTGACTTACGTGTGGTTCGACGCGCTCATCAATTATATAAGCGCAATCGGATTCCCTGACGACGCGAAGTTCAAATCGTACTGGCCGGCGGCTCACCATCTGATCGCGAAGGATATTGTCAAGCCGCACGGGGTATTCTGGCCCACCATGCTCAAGGCCGCGGGGATAGAGCCCTTCCTGCATCTTAATGTGCACGGCTACTGGAACATGGAAGAGGCGAAAATGTCGAAGAGCTTGGGAAATGTCGTACGGCCCCTGGATCTCGTGCAGAAATTCGGGAGCGACCAGATACGCTACTTCTTCCTGAGGGAGATGACCTTTGGGCTCGACGCGAAGTTCAGCGAGGATTCGATCGTCAACCGGATCAATTACGATCTTGCGAACGACCTGGGAAACCTGGTGAAGCGGGCCTTCAACATGATTGAAAAATATTTCGAGGGAAAGGTACCCGCGTTCGACGCGGCGCACCCCTCGGACCGCGGCGGGATCACGGAGAAATTCAGGCTTGCGGCGGACGGCTATTTCGCCGCGATCGACCGCTTCCAGTTCAGCACGGGAATCGAACGGCTCTGGGACTTCGTTCGATTCCTGAACAAGTATATCGACGATACGAAACCCTGGCAGATGGCGAGGGAGAAACGAACGGCGGAGCTCGCCTCGACGCTGCGCAACCTTATCGAATCGATCGCCGGCCTGTCGGTACTGCTCTCCCCGGTTCTCACCGTGGGCTCGCGCGCCATAGCGAAGGCCCTTGGTAAAGAAATACTATTTGTCGATGAAGCCCAGATCACCTCGCTGAACCTTCTGGACGATGGGGCGACGATACGCGATATCGGAATACTTTACCCAAGGCTTGAAAAAGAGACCGCCGCGGCCGAACCGCCGAAGAAGGAGGGAAAACCATTGGAACAGAAACCGGAAACCGAGCAGGCGATAACGGACGACGGCCTGGTGGATATATCCGAATTCGGCAGGATCGATATCAGGGTGGCGCAGGTTCTCGAGGCCGCGGCGATTCCCGGCTCCGATAAGCTTCTCGAGCTCAAGGTGGATTCCGGGCTCGATACCCGCATCATCATCGCCGGAATCGCCCAGCATTATACGCCGGACTACCTCGTGAACAAAAAAATACTCCTCGTCGCGAATCTCAAGCCGGCCACGCTGTTCAAGCGAAAATCTTACGGCATGCTGCTCGCCGCAAAGAAGGAAAAGGGGGATAAGCCGGTGCTGATCGAGGTCGACCCGGCGATTCCCGTGGGCTCCCGGCTGTCGTAG
- a CDS encoding stage 0 sporulation protein, giving the protein MEITGIKLRNSYQIYYVDTNGLFVKRNALCIAETEHGVDMGRVFKCPSHLKKTRTAIDARGRLLRVANLDDLKHLPDIEATEQKAFKVCREKAKEKRLDMKLVSVKCLFDRTKLIFYFVAENRIDFRELVRDLATVFRTRIEMRQIGVRDESRIIGGFGPCGRERCCVHLKEEFDPVSIKMAKEQNLNLNSLKISGMCGRLLCCLGYEYEVYREINDKLPKVGAQISVGQKNYQVESVDPLKETVRLKFEGHLLTVSKDDITVKGHHFSISQEVVQRIMSAIDEEYEEDFMR; this is encoded by the coding sequence ATGGAAATCACCGGAATCAAGCTGCGTAACAGCTATCAGATATACTATGTGGATACCAACGGACTTTTTGTGAAAAGGAACGCCCTGTGCATCGCGGAGACGGAGCATGGGGTTGACATGGGCCGCGTATTCAAATGTCCGTCCCATCTGAAAAAGACGCGCACCGCGATCGATGCGCGCGGCAGGCTCCTCAGGGTCGCCAACCTTGACGACCTCAAGCATCTCCCGGACATCGAGGCGACCGAACAGAAGGCATTCAAGGTGTGCCGGGAGAAGGCGAAGGAAAAGCGCCTGGACATGAAGCTCGTGTCCGTGAAGTGTCTTTTCGACAGGACCAAGCTCATATTCTATTTCGTGGCGGAGAACCGCATCGATTTCAGGGAGCTCGTGCGCGACCTCGCGACGGTCTTTCGCACGCGTATAGAGATGCGGCAAATAGGCGTGCGCGACGAGTCCCGCATCATAGGCGGGTTCGGGCCGTGCGGAAGGGAGCGATGCTGCGTGCACCTCAAGGAAGAATTCGACCCGGTTTCCATAAAGATGGCCAAGGAGCAGAACCTGAACCTGAATTCGCTCAAGATTTCGGGGATGTGCGGCCGCCTGCTCTGCTGCCTGGGATATGAATACGAGGTATACCGCGAAATCAACGACAAGCTGCCCAAGGTCGGGGCGCAGATATCCGTGGGCCAGAAGAATTACCAGGTAGAATCGGTCGATCCGCTCAAGGAGACGGTACGCTTGAAGTTCGAGGGTCACCTGCTCACCGTTTCGAAGGATGATATCACGGTCAAGGGGCACCATTTCAGCATAAGCCAGGAAGTGGTGCAAAGGATCATGAGCGCCATAGACGAGGAGTACGAAGAAGATTTCATGCGTTAG
- a CDS encoding DUF115 domain-containing protein produces MGDSGIKYRIEPSSEGAPTMSVTDEAGRSVYLHSRIDPLREAGTFAGRLNPEKYDTLIILGCALGYHCLPVKDNLSRYTRIIIIDPLQGIEGELEKNAATRFLVSSNINRLFGLPAEEVQSILPDLVNLEGGRGVQVLEHVPSLRAFPAYYGVIKKTIARIINKQAGNLATVSAFGARYLRNCLLNLRNLSACRPVSCLQNSFPGRPAMVITSGPSLEDKLPTIARIHNSTVVISVDSALPVLSRAGIRPDIVVSIDPQPHIHEHFHHSPCRDFLPVYALSSHPLAVAHYPGLISLNSHPLAQLIEEMYPEKTGSIDSRTGTVTGDALACARYLGCTVIALIGFDSSFPGFSIYARGSAYQRRFGAYFQNRTSPIEKRNLDYIMTSSRKLKRDGLHTRRAFLQYRELVEGFALSDKNHRIISISPSGLPMEKVTRMEIGEFEQMYCRGAFDKTGIIGSRLDAAPRMNEIIELTALEKLLRNTRLREELVRASLTSGTAEALHRKTDRYFEALHGV; encoded by the coding sequence ATGGGCGACAGCGGCATCAAATACCGGATTGAACCGTCGAGCGAAGGGGCCCCCACCATGTCCGTCACGGACGAGGCGGGAAGGAGCGTCTACCTGCATTCTCGTATCGACCCCCTGCGCGAAGCGGGCACGTTCGCAGGCCGGCTCAATCCCGAAAAATACGATACGCTCATCATCCTGGGATGCGCCCTTGGGTATCATTGCCTTCCGGTGAAAGACAATCTTTCAAGGTACACGCGCATCATCATTATTGATCCCCTTCAGGGGATCGAAGGCGAGTTGGAGAAGAATGCCGCCACCCGCTTCCTGGTTTCCTCAAATATCAACCGGCTCTTCGGCCTCCCGGCGGAGGAAGTTCAATCAATCCTGCCGGATCTTGTTAACCTGGAAGGCGGGCGAGGGGTGCAGGTACTCGAACACGTTCCCTCCCTGCGCGCCTTTCCGGCGTATTATGGCGTCATAAAAAAAACTATCGCTCGGATCATTAATAAACAGGCGGGGAATCTCGCCACTGTTTCCGCGTTCGGCGCACGGTATCTCCGGAACTGCCTGCTGAACCTCCGAAACCTGTCCGCGTGCAGACCGGTATCATGCCTGCAAAACTCATTTCCCGGCAGGCCGGCGATGGTAATCACCTCGGGGCCCTCGCTTGAGGACAAGCTCCCCACCATAGCCCGCATTCATAATAGTACCGTGGTAATTTCCGTCGACTCTGCACTTCCGGTATTGTCACGGGCGGGGATCAGGCCCGATATCGTAGTCTCGATCGATCCTCAACCACATATCCATGAGCATTTCCATCATTCGCCGTGCAGGGACTTTCTCCCCGTGTACGCCCTCTCATCGCATCCCCTGGCCGTCGCACACTATCCGGGCCTCATTTCCCTTAATTCACACCCTCTTGCCCAGCTTATCGAGGAGATGTACCCGGAGAAAACAGGCAGCATAGATTCCCGCACGGGGACGGTAACGGGAGACGCCCTCGCGTGCGCCCGCTACCTGGGATGCACGGTCATTGCGCTCATCGGGTTCGACTCCAGCTTCCCGGGATTCTCTATCTATGCGCGGGGGAGTGCATACCAGCGCCGGTTCGGCGCTTATTTTCAAAACAGGACGTCTCCCATCGAGAAGCGAAACCTGGATTATATCATGACCTCCAGCCGCAAGCTGAAACGGGACGGGCTTCATACGAGGCGGGCGTTCCTCCAGTACAGGGAACTCGTCGAAGGGTTCGCGCTTTCCGACAAAAATCACCGCATCATTTCAATTTCGCCTTCTGGACTGCCCATGGAAAAAGTCACCCGAATGGAAATTGGTGAATTCGAGCAGATGTATTGCCGGGGGGCATTCGACAAGACCGGAATTATCGGCTCCCGGTTGGACGCTGCCCCGCGCATGAATGAAATTATTGAATTGACAGCGCTTGAAAAGCTTTTAAGGAATACCCGGCTCCGTGAAGAACTTGTACGCGCGTCCCTGACTTCCGGCACCGCGGAGGCGCTGCATCGAAAGACAGACCGCTACTTCGAGGCTTTGCACGGGGTATAG
- a CDS encoding dephospho-CoA kinase, whose translation MKIGVTGIFASGKGTVCKMFEELGARVIDTDELARDVVAPGTEGLETLVREFGTGILGPDGALDRRRFGVLIFKDKVKVNRVNQITHPLILKRAAEAFEKNPGAVFMINTPLLFESGFDKFMDATIVVTAGTEQAVERGVKRDNISAEEIRDRLNNQISLNEKIRRADHVIDNSGTLENTKKQVIKIWNALTISTKKE comes from the coding sequence ATGAAAATCGGGGTGACCGGGATATTCGCATCGGGGAAGGGAACCGTCTGCAAAATGTTCGAGGAGCTGGGCGCCAGGGTGATCGATACCGACGAGCTCGCGCGCGATGTGGTCGCACCGGGTACCGAGGGGCTCGAGACGCTCGTGCGCGAATTCGGCACGGGGATACTGGGGCCCGACGGCGCGCTCGACAGGCGCAGGTTCGGGGTGCTGATATTTAAGGACAAGGTCAAGGTAAATCGCGTGAACCAGATCACGCACCCTTTAATCCTTAAACGAGCCGCCGAGGCGTTCGAAAAGAACCCCGGCGCCGTTTTCATGATCAATACCCCTCTCCTCTTCGAAAGCGGATTCGATAAATTCATGGACGCCACTATCGTGGTTACCGCGGGGACGGAGCAGGCGGTGGAACGCGGCGTAAAGCGCGACAATATTTCGGCCGAGGAGATCAGGGACCGTCTGAATAACCAAATTTCACTCAATGAAAAAATCAGGCGCGCCGATCATGTAATAGACAACTCCGGCACCCTGGAGAACACCAAAAAACAGGTGATCAAGATATGGAACGCTTTGACGATCTCCACCAAAAAGGAATAA
- a CDS encoding SPOR domain-containing protein, with amino-acid sequence MERFDDLHQKGIKEKNMYVFHMDTPRLIIIGCVIVGVIIIAFLFGMNLTKPGGKGADTLAQRDLVRGLPETDNLESRLLSPSDENILSPDGKKTELPLDDKHKPARKGDLAANDKSSKEFPAEEKEAENSVKDVKKAALDEETRPSRKSDSRKTEKAKSHKVVEVAAKEKKEKKDGSERAMRGYSIQVGSYDTSDKAKTEMSSLKKMSYDAFMDKATVNGKSFYRVKIGPLTSKGKAIDILREIQENNKYSESYLVKE; translated from the coding sequence ATGGAACGCTTTGACGATCTCCACCAAAAAGGAATAAAAGAAAAAAACATGTACGTGTTCCATATGGACACGCCGCGCCTCATCATCATAGGTTGTGTAATCGTGGGCGTAATCATCATAGCCTTTTTGTTCGGCATGAACCTCACAAAACCGGGAGGCAAGGGGGCCGATACGCTTGCACAGAGAGACCTTGTGCGTGGTCTTCCGGAAACCGACAACCTCGAAAGCCGTCTCCTTTCCCCTTCCGATGAAAACATACTTTCGCCGGACGGGAAAAAGACCGAGCTTCCACTCGATGACAAGCACAAACCGGCCCGGAAAGGCGATCTCGCCGCCAACGATAAATCCTCGAAGGAGTTTCCCGCCGAGGAAAAAGAGGCTGAGAACTCCGTGAAAGACGTTAAAAAAGCGGCCCTCGATGAGGAGACCAGGCCATCGCGCAAATCCGATTCAAGGAAAACGGAAAAAGCCAAATCTCACAAGGTAGTAGAGGTCGCGGCGAAGGAAAAGAAGGAGAAAAAAGACGGCTCCGAACGCGCAATGCGCGGGTATTCGATCCAGGTTGGCTCGTACGACACCAGCGACAAGGCCAAAACGGAAATGTCATCCCTGAAAAAAATGAGCTATGACGCCTTCATGGATAAGGCAACGGTCAACGGGAAAAGCTTCTACCGGGTAAAAATCGGGCCTCTCACCTCGAAGGGAAAAGCAATCGATATTCTCAGGGAGATCCAGGAAAATAACAAGTATTCGGAAAGCTACCTGGTAAAGGAATAA
- the gyrA gene encoding DNA gyrase subunit A, which translates to MKDSYLAYAMSVIVGRALPDVRDGLKPVHRRILHAMNERAWRSDRAYVKSAKIVGEVIGNFHPHGDAAVYDTMVRMVQDFSMRIPLVDGQGNFGSVDGDPPAAYRYTEARLSNTAEELLRDIDKETVDFLPNFDETRQEPVVLPAAFPNLLVNGSSGIAVGMATNIPPHNLVEIIDGTTALIDNPDITVKQLTKIIRGPDFPTAGIIMGSDGIYKAYSTGRGSVIVRGRLDIEETKKGRDAIIVTEIPYQVNKATLVTRIAELVNNKEIEGISELRDESDRTGLRIVIGLKKEANTNVIINQLYKHTPLQTSFGIITLALVNGEPKVLDLKTVLSHYILHRKNVVTRRTQYELKKAEERAHILQGLKIALDNIDEVISIIRSSKTVDEAGERLRKRFKLSEIQSKAILEMRLQRLTSLEVKKVVEELKELMKLIEELKAILKSDKRILGIIKDELIALKEKYGDKRRTEILVGGESSTSFEIEDLIAEEDMVISITNDGFIRRLSVDTFKKQRRGGKGVTGLSSKKEDFVKMMMIASTHDTIFLFSNKGKIFGLKAYEIPAASKTSRGKSLKGIINLSAGEDITAICAVPDMESEDCMCMVTRTGILKKTAVNEFANAKKGGIIAINLKKDDELVEVKLAGKEGDVLIASRKGLLLRTKLNTMRPMGRNSAGIIGMRLAAGDEIVGMDLVKKEASLFVVTSKGFGKRIDYKNFATKGRGGKGMAYLKVMDKNGHAAGIRSVYGDDEVIIASRSGMMIRLTAEDISIQGRATVGVRLLDVDDADEVSDFAVLTDRA; encoded by the coding sequence ATGAAGGACTCGTACCTCGCGTACGCGATGAGCGTAATCGTAGGACGGGCCCTGCCCGACGTCCGCGACGGCTTAAAGCCGGTCCATCGACGAATACTCCATGCGATGAACGAACGTGCGTGGCGGAGCGACCGGGCGTATGTGAAATCCGCGAAGATCGTCGGTGAGGTAATCGGTAACTTCCATCCGCACGGCGACGCCGCCGTGTATGACACCATGGTGCGCATGGTCCAGGATTTTTCGATGCGCATCCCGCTCGTTGACGGGCAGGGTAACTTCGGTTCGGTCGATGGTGACCCGCCCGCAGCCTACAGGTATACGGAGGCGCGCCTGTCGAATACGGCCGAGGAGCTTCTTCGGGATATAGACAAGGAGACGGTGGATTTCCTTCCGAATTTCGACGAAACGAGACAGGAGCCTGTAGTCCTTCCGGCGGCCTTTCCCAATTTGCTTGTCAACGGCTCCTCGGGCATAGCCGTGGGAATGGCGACGAATATACCTCCCCATAATCTCGTTGAGATTATAGACGGTACTACGGCGCTTATCGATAATCCGGACATAACCGTGAAACAGCTCACGAAGATAATCAGGGGGCCCGATTTCCCGACTGCCGGCATTATCATGGGATCGGATGGAATCTACAAGGCGTATTCGACAGGCCGGGGATCGGTTATCGTGAGGGGTCGTCTCGACATCGAAGAGACCAAAAAAGGACGCGATGCGATCATCGTGACTGAAATACCCTACCAGGTGAACAAGGCGACACTTGTTACCAGGATCGCCGAGCTCGTCAACAACAAGGAAATTGAGGGCATTTCGGAGCTTCGCGATGAATCGGACCGTACGGGTCTACGCATTGTCATAGGTCTTAAAAAGGAAGCGAATACAAATGTTATAATCAACCAATTGTACAAGCATACCCCACTACAGACCTCGTTTGGCATAATTACGCTCGCCCTGGTAAACGGGGAACCCAAGGTTCTCGACCTGAAAACGGTGCTCTCGCATTACATCCTGCACCGGAAAAACGTCGTAACACGCCGCACGCAGTATGAATTGAAAAAGGCGGAGGAGCGGGCGCATATCCTGCAGGGATTGAAGATCGCTCTCGACAATATAGATGAAGTGATAAGTATCATCAGGTCCTCCAAAACGGTCGATGAGGCGGGCGAACGGCTGCGCAAGCGATTCAAACTATCTGAAATCCAATCGAAGGCCATTCTCGAGATGCGGCTGCAGAGGCTTACCAGCCTGGAGGTAAAAAAGGTCGTAGAGGAACTCAAGGAATTGATGAAACTCATCGAGGAATTGAAGGCGATCCTCAAGAGCGATAAAAGAATTCTCGGAATCATCAAGGACGAACTCATAGCCCTCAAAGAAAAATACGGCGATAAGCGGCGCACCGAGATTCTCGTCGGCGGGGAATCCTCCACTTCATTCGAAATCGAGGACTTGATCGCCGAAGAGGATATGGTGATATCGATCACCAATGACGGCTTCATACGCAGGTTGTCGGTGGACACCTTCAAGAAACAGCGAAGGGGCGGAAAAGGGGTCACCGGACTGTCGAGCAAAAAGGAAGACTTTGTCAAGATGATGATGATCGCATCGACGCACGACACCATCTTCCTGTTCTCGAATAAGGGAAAGATATTCGGACTGAAGGCGTACGAGATTCCCGCGGCGTCAAAAACGAGCCGGGGCAAGTCGCTCAAGGGAATCATCAACCTCTCCGCGGGCGAGGATATCACGGCGATATGCGCCGTACCCGACATGGAATCCGAGGATTGCATGTGCATGGTGACCAGGACCGGCATTCTCAAGAAAACCGCGGTTAACGAGTTTGCGAACGCAAAGAAAGGCGGGATCATCGCCATCAACCTCAAGAAGGACGATGAGCTGGTAGAGGTCAAGCTTGCGGGCAAGGAAGGGGATGTACTTATCGCTTCACGCAAGGGACTGCTGCTGCGCACAAAGCTGAATACCATGCGGCCCATGGGAAGGAATTCCGCGGGCATTATCGGGATGAGACTGGCTGCCGGGGACGAGATCGTGGGCATGGACCTGGTTAAAAAGGAAGCATCCCTCTTCGTGGTTACCTCCAAGGGATTCGGCAAGAGGATCGATTACAAGAATTTTGCGACCAAGGGGCGCGGCGGAAAGGGAATGGCGTATCTCAAGGTCATGGATAAAAACGGCCATGCGGCGGGCATTCGTTCCGTATACGGTGACGATGAGGTAATCATCGCATCGCGATCAGGCATGATGATCCGGCTGACTGCCGAGGATATTTCCATTCAGGGGCGTGCGACCGTGGGGGTAAGACTGCTTGATGTAGACGATGCAGACGAAGTTTCCGATTTCGCGGTACTTACCGATCGCGCATAA